A single genomic interval of Eptesicus fuscus isolate TK198812 chromosome 10, DD_ASM_mEF_20220401, whole genome shotgun sequence harbors:
- the QRSL1 gene encoding glutamyl-tRNA(Gln) amidotransferase subunit A, mitochondrial isoform X1 has protein sequence MLGRTLREVSVALKQGQITPTELCQKCLSLIKKTKFLNAYITVSEEVALKQAEESEERYKKGHSLGDLDGIPVAVKDNFSTTGIETTCASNMLKGYVPPYNATVVQKLLDQGALLMGKTNLDEFAMGALGSDTGGSTRNPAAHCGVVGLKPSYGLVSRHGLIPLVNSMDVPGILTRCVDDAATVLGVLAGHDCKDSTTVQDPVKSFILPSLTDVSKLCIGIPKEYLVPELSSEVQSLWSKAAKLFESEGAKVIEVSLPHTSYSIVCYHVLCTSEVASNMARFDGLEYGHRCDINVSTEAMYAATRREGFNDVVRGRILSGNFFLLKENYENYFIKAQKVRRLIANDFVNVFNSGVDVLLTPTTLSEAVPYVEFIKEDNRTRSAQGDVFTQAVNMAGLPAVSVPMALSNQGLPIGLQFIGRAFCDQQLLTVAKWFEKQVQFPVIQLQEIMGDYSSVFENDLASVSLKQ, from the exons ATGCTGGGCCGGACCCTCCGAGAA GTTTCTGTTGCACTGAAACAAGGCCAAATTACTCCAACTGAGCTCTGTCAAAAATGTCTCTCCCTGATCAAGAAGACCAAGTTTCTAAATGCTTACATTACTGTATCAGAAGAAGTGGCCTTAAAGCAAGCTGAAGAATCAGAGGAAAGATATAAGAAAG GTCACTCACTTGGGGATTTAGATGGAATTCCTGTTGCAGTAAAGGACAACTTTAGCACAACTGGCATTGAGACAACATGTGCATCAAACATGTTGAAAG GTTATGTACCACCTTATAATGCCACAGTAGTTCAGAAGCTGTTGGATCAGGGAGCTCTACTAATGGGAAAAACAAACTTAGATGAGTTTGCTATGGG GGCTTTAGGATCAGATACGGGAGGATCAACCAGAAATCCAGCTGCCCACTGTGGAGTTGTTGGTTTAAAACCAAGCTATGGCTTAGTTTCCCGTCACGGTCTCATTCCCCTGGTGAATTCAATGGATGTGCCAGGAATCTTAACCAGATGTGTGGATGATGCAGCAACTGTGTTGG GTGTACTGGCTGGGCATGACTGCAAAGATTCAACCACAGTACAAGATCCTGTTAAATCATTTATACTTCCCAGTTTGACAGATGTAAGCAAACTATGTATAGGAATTCCCAAG GAATATCTTGTACCAGAATTATCAAGTGAAGTACAATCTCTTTGGTCCAAAGCCGCTAAGCTCTTTGAGTCTGAGGGGGCCAAAGTAATTGAAGtgtccctgccccacaccagtTACTCAATCGTCTGCTACCATGTATTATGTACATCAGAAGTGGCATCGAATATGGCAAGATTTGATGGGCTGGAGTATG GTCACAGGTGTGACATTAATGTGTCTACTGAAGCCATGTATGCTGCAACCAGACGAGAAGGCTTTAATGATGTGGTGAGAGGAAGAATTCTCTCAGGaaactttttcttattaaaaga AAACTATGAGAATTACTTCATCAAAGCACAGAAAGTGAGAAGACTCATTGCTAATGATTTTGTGAATGTGTTTAACTCTGGAGTGGATGTCTTGCTAACTCCCACCACCTTGAGTGAGGCAGTGCCGTACGTGGAGTTCATCAAAGAAGACAACAGAACGCGAAGTGCCCAGGGTGATGTTTTTACACAGGCTGTAAATATGGCAG GGTTGCCAGCAGTGAGTGTCCCTATGGCCCTCTCCAACCAAGGGTTGCCAATAGGACTACAGTTTATTGGACGTGCGTTTTGTGATCAGCAGCTTCTTACAGTTGCCAAATGGTTTGAAAAACAAGTACAGTTTCCTGTTATTCAACTTCAAGAAATAATGGGTGATTATTCATcagtctttgaaaatgacttaGCTTCTGTTTCTCTAAAACAGTAG
- the QRSL1 gene encoding glutamyl-tRNA(Gln) amidotransferase subunit A, mitochondrial isoform X2, with amino-acid sequence MLGRTLREVSVALKQGQITPTELCQKCLSLIKKTKFLNAYITVSEEVALKQAEESEERYKKGHSLGDLDGIPVAVKDNFSTTGIETTCASNMLKGYVPPYNATVVQKLLDQGALLMGKTNLDEFAMGSGSTDGVFGPVKNPWSYSKQYREKRKQKPHGENEDTNWLITGGSSGGSAAAVSAFTCFAALGSDTGGSTRNPAAHCGVVGLKPSYGLVSRHGLIPLVNSMDVPGILTRCVDDAATVLGVLAGHDCKDSTTVQDPVKSFILPSLTDVSKLCIGIPKEYLVPELSSEVQSLWSKAAKLFESEGAKVIEVSLPHTSYSIVCYHVLCTSEVASNMARFDGLEYGHRCDINVSTEAMYAATRREGFNDVVRGRILSGNFFLLKENYENYFIKAQKVRRLIANDFVNVFNSGVDVLLTPTTLSEAVPYVEFIKEDNRTRSAQGDVFTQAVNMAGLPAVSVPMALSNQGLPIGLQFIGRAFCDQQLLTVAKWFEKQVQFPVIQLQEIMGDYSSVFENDLASVSLKQ; translated from the exons ATGCTGGGCCGGACCCTCCGAGAA GTTTCTGTTGCACTGAAACAAGGCCAAATTACTCCAACTGAGCTCTGTCAAAAATGTCTCTCCCTGATCAAGAAGACCAAGTTTCTAAATGCTTACATTACTGTATCAGAAGAAGTGGCCTTAAAGCAAGCTGAAGAATCAGAGGAAAGATATAAGAAAG GTCACTCACTTGGGGATTTAGATGGAATTCCTGTTGCAGTAAAGGACAACTTTAGCACAACTGGCATTGAGACAACATGTGCATCAAACATGTTGAAAG GTTATGTACCACCTTATAATGCCACAGTAGTTCAGAAGCTGTTGGATCAGGGAGCTCTACTAATGGGAAAAACAAACTTAGATGAGTTTGCTATGGG ATCTGGTAGCACAGATGGTGTATTCGGACCAGTTAAAAACCCTTGGAGTTACTCAAAACAGTACCGAGAAAAGAGGAAGCAGAAACCCCATGGTGAGAATGAGGATACAAATTGGCTTATAACTGGAGGAAGCTCCGGAGGGAGTGCAGCTGCTGTATCAGCGTTCACATGCTTTGC GGCTTTAGGATCAGATACGGGAGGATCAACCAGAAATCCAGCTGCCCACTGTGGAGTTGTTGGTTTAAAACCAAGCTATGGCTTAGTTTCCCGTCACGGTCTCATTCCCCTGGTGAATTCAATGGATGTGCCAGGAATCTTAACCAGATGTGTGGATGATGCAGCAACTGTGTTGG GTGTACTGGCTGGGCATGACTGCAAAGATTCAACCACAGTACAAGATCCTGTTAAATCATTTATACTTCCCAGTTTGACAGATGTAAGCAAACTATGTATAGGAATTCCCAAG GAATATCTTGTACCAGAATTATCAAGTGAAGTACAATCTCTTTGGTCCAAAGCCGCTAAGCTCTTTGAGTCTGAGGGGGCCAAAGTAATTGAAGtgtccctgccccacaccagtTACTCAATCGTCTGCTACCATGTATTATGTACATCAGAAGTGGCATCGAATATGGCAAGATTTGATGGGCTGGAGTATG GTCACAGGTGTGACATTAATGTGTCTACTGAAGCCATGTATGCTGCAACCAGACGAGAAGGCTTTAATGATGTGGTGAGAGGAAGAATTCTCTCAGGaaactttttcttattaaaaga AAACTATGAGAATTACTTCATCAAAGCACAGAAAGTGAGAAGACTCATTGCTAATGATTTTGTGAATGTGTTTAACTCTGGAGTGGATGTCTTGCTAACTCCCACCACCTTGAGTGAGGCAGTGCCGTACGTGGAGTTCATCAAAGAAGACAACAGAACGCGAAGTGCCCAGGGTGATGTTTTTACACAGGCTGTAAATATGGCAG GGTTGCCAGCAGTGAGTGTCCCTATGGCCCTCTCCAACCAAGGGTTGCCAATAGGACTACAGTTTATTGGACGTGCGTTTTGTGATCAGCAGCTTCTTACAGTTGCCAAATGGTTTGAAAAACAAGTACAGTTTCCTGTTATTCAACTTCAAGAAATAATGGGTGATTATTCATcagtctttgaaaatgacttaGCTTCTGTTTCTCTAAAACAGTAG